TTGTAATATTTGAGTTCTATTACTGTTATATTTATAGCTAGTGACCCGTATGCCTGGcctatttacttattttttattcatttagtGCTTACTTTTAGCTGAATTCTTATATCTTGAAAACTCTTTGTTTTATTGAAGTGCTAAATTGTCAACTTAATAACCTTTTTTGATGTTTGGTTGATGGGATTTCTACtcatgtttgattttaatacTAAGGTGAATGtgactaaataaataatatgggGAACTGAAGCAGTGAAAACATTTTGAACTATTATTACGACCTCAGGATTTTCTCCTCCTATTGCTTTTGTAGGGTTTTTAGCTATAAAGTAGGTAAATGATTTTACTTTAGAGTACTAaaaccttttctttccttGGCAGAACTCTGTATTAAATTAATGGCATGGCTGCTACGCCCTTTGCCCTCCTTTCCTCTCCCTTAGTTTTTCTTGGCATTCCTGTCTTCGAGTTTTTTTGACACCCTGAGATTCTTCCATTCCATTGGTCATTAGTAATATCTGTTTGTTGGTGAGTAAATTTGTTTGACAGTATGAGTTTCTTTGCAGGTTAGAGTAAGAAATGGAGTTGGATAGCATTAAAGATGCATTTGACCGTGTGACAAAGAAGCAGAAATTGTCTTCTTCCAAAAGTCAAGAAGTAGTTGACCAAATGCATCTGGAACTGGAACAGGTGCTACAAAAGATACAACTAGCTGATAATCCGGAATGTCCTATTGATATGAATTCAGTTTTTGCTGCACTGAAAACTAAATTGAAGGATATTGCCCCACTCACTCAGCTCGAAAGCACACAGAAGGAGTTGAATACTGCTCTGACCAAGTATCCAAAGCTTGTTGAAAAATCTTTCAATCCAGATATATCAAAAGCTTATAGAAACGTTGATTTTGATAGGCATACTGTTAACCAGATTATTGCTAGTCATTTCTATCGCCAGGGTATGTTTGAACTTGGTGACTGCTTTATTAGTGAGGCCGGCGAGTCAGAATCTGCTGCTTCATTGAGGTCTCCATTCCAGGAAATGTATCAGATCCTTGAATCCATGAAGTCCCGGAATCTAGAGCCAGCTCTGAACTGGGCTCTGAATAACTCAAATAAACTTAAGGATTGTGGGTCGGATCTTTTGCTAAAACTTCATAGCATGCAGTTCATGGAGATTCTACAAAAGGGAGATAGACATGATGCTTTGAAGTACGCTAGGACCTACCTTGCTCCTCTTGCATCCAACCACATGGCTGAACTTCAGAAGCTTATGGCTTGCCTGTTGTGGACTGGAAGGCTTGATTGCTCCCCATACTCTCATTCTCAATTATTATCAGTAGCTAACTGGGATAAAGTTGCTGAGGAGCTTATACGACAGTTTTGCAATTTTCTTGGTCAGTCCTATGAGAGCCCCTTAGGTGTAACGGTTGCAGCAGGGGTCCAGGGATTGCCTCCTCTCTTGAAGTTTATGAATGTTATGGCTGGGAAGAAACAGGAATGGCAATCTATGAAGCAGTTGCCTGTTCCTGTGGAGTTGGACAGAGAATTTCAGTTCCATTCCATCTTTGTTTGTCCAGTGTCGAAGGAACAGTCAACCGAAGAAAATCCACCAATGTTAATGCTGTGTGGCCATGTCCTCTGCAAGCAGTCTATCATGAAGATGTCCAAAAACAGCACAAAATCATTTAAGTGCCCGTATTGTCCAACAGACATTGATGCTACACGGTGTAGGCAATTGTACTTTTGACGCTTACACAAAAGTCATGGTTAATGTTGTACGAAACTTCCTCTCTTCAACTGAACCAATATTTGCTGGATTTAGTTGTGGTGTAACAAAGGGTGTGAAATGGGGGGGAAATGGTTGTCAGTTGTGTACTGTTTGTTGCTGTATTTGTTGTAAATACATATTCTTTCTACGTGTTGGAATGTTGAGCAAGTCACTCCATAGACATCTTTTAAGTTTGATGATAGGTTTACTGCATAGGAGTGTGCTTAGCTGCTTCTGGAGCTCACCTCCTTCtgaataaatatgttttctccttttaatttctcaacaTAACTATAATTGATATCAAAGAAATTTGAGCCCTATACTAAGTTACTTGGATTTTGTCTAATGAGACAGATATCTACCGCCTCTTGGAGGCTTAGGTTTTTGTGGCCCTGTTTTCAGGTATTTGATTTGGCCATGGGCCAAATTTCATCAACATTAGGCCTTGACGATGGAGATGCTGGAATTTGATGTTAGGCCAATACAGATCCATATGGCCCCTATCAACCTATTATTCTAATCAGCAATCTGTGACAAGCTACAGCAGAACATATGCGATGAGAATACTGGAGGTGAGCTTCCCAAACCTTTCAAAATTAGTACTTCTAGAGTGAATTGTTATTACTAAGTTAAATTGTAGATTTTGGCCCGTGGTTTGAAAGGAGTTGGGGGAGTATTGGACCGTCGAGTTGgttaatagtttgtgtttgaggtATAAACTATTTCAAAgtaagaaatagaaaagattGCAATAAAGAGGAAGGGAGAGGATGGATAGAAAATAGTAAAGTAATGCTATAGTTAATTGTAGGTTATAATAGTTGTAAACTTCGATTATTACAAATGGAGCTATAGACATGACGTAGGTTACAGTAGCCCACTCCACTCATTTGAAATTGAGTGCTCAAGCGACCCCATGGGAGTGTTTGGGGTAAagaaatgattattataatgagttattatagttgagttataataatttgtgtttgatagttgattattttagtttgagttataatagcATCTGTTTTTTAGGTGTAAATTGTTTagtttgaaaaggaaatagtaaaacaccatagcaaataaataaaaaatgatgaatgtaaaatagtaaatactgTTAATTGAGTGTTTTGAAATGATGTTGACGATAGTTAATTGgaaagttttaaataatatttactgTAACAACATATGATTACTATCCTCGTCCCAAATATTCCGTTAGAGTTTAGTTTAcgtgattttaaaagtttgaatttactCATGGTTGTTTGATAAAACTTCACAGGTAGTCCTCATTCcgtttttataaaactatagAGACTAGATTATAAGTTTTTGAAACTATAAGGGCCAAATGTACAATTTAACCTTATTGCTACTAATAGCTAAACTCTGGAAGATAGCactatttacattttctaaaaaagtgaaagaaaaaagaaaaggaaaagttatTGTATGTACCCTTTACTAACTTCTACTTGCCATGGTTATGAAAGTTACGTCGAACTCATTCTTACTCGTGTATATAGAAAAGTTGATACAATACTTGAAGATCCATAACCAATGATTTTACTCATTCCCTTTCTATTTGTATATTCTGAACAAAATGATTCTTGTGTTGAGGAGGCAAGAATATTTGGAAGAAAAGATAAACTAGTCGGAGCAAGACTTAGGTCTTGATTACCAACTTTTGCACCTCCTCCTCAAGTCTTTTGTCGCTCATTATGGAAACCTTGTTGCCCACATAGACATAGGGATTATGATGATGCACCACCttcaccatttcttttttcttttttattgaataaacaGAATGGGGAGTGAGCACTAGAAGGGAGAGAGGGGGATATTTGATAACTACCCACATACACACTACTTTATTATTGCATTATTCATAGACATGATTCATGCTCCTTCAACCAATACATTATCGAAACTAAAGTAAAGCTAAATAATACGGAGCCCAAACCACTCATAATAATTGGTTTTGGTTCCAAAAGTCTGCGCAAATTAAGGAGTTCATTAGCACTCCAAAAGGTGCGCAGTAAAGAAATCCCCTAAAAATGAAAGCTTACAAAAGCCTCCCACTTTCATCCTAAACCTTTTCTTACCTTCTGTCCTTTTGTTTTAACCCTTCGAAGGACCATTGAAAAGTcacttctttctctttttcgtAGCATTTCGGTTTTGTGCCGTCTGATATCGAAAGATATTAAGTCATTTTCggtttttttaaagtaaacaTGGCAATGGGAATGGGAAGGGGAAGGATTTTGACAGTAGATTGAAAATCTCTCTATTATTTAGGCATTTCCAATGCTCTTACTGTGTCTGGGGAACTTGTTTCtagatttattttcttctaattgtTCTCTTATTGTTTTCACGTTTCTTAAAGAAATATGTGAATTCTTACTCAATTTTCAGAATTAAAAACtagattgatttttgaaaatttggaaagaaaatgaacaacaATAACGTATGAACTTGTAGATGAAAGTGATATTTATCCAATGGACTTCATGATTTGTTACTTGCTCCTTTTTCACTCCTCCACCTATAACTTATTGTATCCCAAGATCAAAAACCAAATCTTAACCTTTGCAATTGCTTTAGGCAGGTGGTTGTGTCTGTATCTTCCACGGAATCTTTACTTACTACCGTAGGAAATATTTGGTGGGGTTGTACATCTTAACCAATACTTTTATTTGGACTTACTAGTTCACAcaaattttgtactttttttttcctttacacATACATATAGATATCATTTGAGTTATTCTTGTTTtagctttgatttttttctttcgaaaAAACAtctcttttataaaaatttagttgcgattacatttatttttctaatctcattatttgttattatagtTTACCGAGTgctaaattttttacttctttttaaaattattttttatctgtTTTTGTATGATTAGGGAGACTAGTGCGATATACAAGAATGGGTGGATCTTGCACcctattattgattttttttttccttcttatttgtttgttttgatctgTGATAACATTTATATCCCAATGCATGTTTATGAGggattgtttttgtttgagagGGAGAATTAAGAAGTCCAGAATAGATGGGATGAGGTTTGAAATTGCATTTTTTGTATGGAATTCCTGTTTTGGTGGTCTGGTGTGAAAGATGTGAAACAAAGAGGGATACAACACTTTcaccttctctctctttctaattGATGATGTTTGAGGTTATCCAGTgtgtttccttttccttttccttttcctctttttctttttctttgacatTTGATTGACTAAAGTAATGGTTTAGTGCGCCACATgtgatatttatatattgaatatatcCAAATATCAACCAAATTCATTCATATCCCTTTCCTTTAAACATTATCATATCAATCACACCCTTATGTATACTCTAATTAAATGTCCACTCTTTAATTATGACTATCACTTCAAAACAAATAcccttttaattaatataatataaacaaaagcCCTTCTCATAAAAACCTCCCACCCACCCACCCACATCACTTCCTTCCTTCCAACTAATCCCTAATTCTTAAACccatggaaaaagaaaaagaaataggaaTACAACAGTGTTAGAAGGAATGGGTAcacagaaacaaaaatcatttgaaCATTAACCAACAGCTCATACATACAAACATAAGAAACAAACGTACAAAACCGAACATGTTCTCAGTtcatttcataataataataataataataataaaaaaggctatattatatcttcaagtttttttacaaaattaagagagaagaaagaaaaagtggaTATTTAAAGGAGGAAGAAACAAACAGAGATGGGGCTGCCTAAGTTTTGGATCAAAATAAtgcaatttcttcttcttcaatctctTCCTTGTTGGGTCCCCCACTCTACTCTTACCAAACTGTTCCTTTCAATTGCCAACccccaaaattaaaaacgaaaaaatgaaaaagaaaagaagaaaagaagaaggaaaagggCCTAGCCGTCTTGTTCCTCTTGTCCATATTCTAGCCTCGGCCCCATCCCCCACTAGTCcaatcataatttttatttttattttcaagaatgatttattattttatgttctcttttttttttttccttttaaaatttaatttttgaattaaaatctGGCATCTTCGAAGCCGTGTAAGTCGCTGACTCTGTTCATGGACTTCCTCATAATCGCAACTTTAGCCAGTCTTTCCGCGGCTCTCCAAGCCGAAGTGGGCGTAAGCTGCTCGATCTTTTCGTCTACTCGGCTTGTCTCTCGTCCTGCCATCGCGTTCTGTCGTTGGGTTTGCATCTGTTGTTGTTTCCGTCTGCTCAGTGCGGCTGACTCCACGTCCAACCCTTTTATGTACTCGCTGGCTGATGTGGAACCTGATTGTTTTAACAGCAAGGCTCGAGCCGATGACAGCAAGTGTTGAGCTGCTGAGAAATCATTGTGTTCTATCAAGCGTTGTGACTCGGCTACAGCTCGGATTGTAAGGTGGAGGTTCCTCAGGCGTTGGATGTTAGAGCCGGAAGATCGGACGGTCCGAGGCCTGGGTACAGGTAATGCGTGTTGTTTGGAACAGAGGAGTGCTTGTGATTGCGATGACGTGTCCTTGAAAGCTGATCGTA
This DNA window, taken from Cucumis sativus cultivar 9930 chromosome 6, Cucumber_9930_V3, whole genome shotgun sequence, encodes the following:
- the LOC101220686 gene encoding protein RMD5 homolog; amino-acid sequence: MELDSIKDAFDRVTKKQKLSSSKSQEVVDQMHLELEQVLQKIQLADNPECPIDMNSVFAALKTKLKDIAPLTQLESTQKELNTALTKYPKLVEKSFNPDISKAYRNVDFDRHTVNQIIASHFYRQGMFELGDCFISEAGESESAASLRSPFQEMYQILESMKSRNLEPALNWALNNSNKLKDCGSDLLLKLHSMQFMEILQKGDRHDALKYARTYLAPLASNHMAELQKLMACLLWTGRLDCSPYSHSQLLSVANWDKVAEELIRQFCNFLGQSYESPLGVTVAAGVQGLPPLLKFMNVMAGKKQEWQSMKQLPVPVELDREFQFHSIFVCPVSKEQSTEENPPMLMLCGHVLCKQSIMKMSKNSTKSFKCPYCPTDIDATRCRQLYF